From the genome of Anopheles moucheti chromosome 3, idAnoMoucSN_F20_07, whole genome shotgun sequence, one region includes:
- the LOC128301697 gene encoding gamma-aminobutyric acid type B receptor subunit 1 codes for MKNRALKSDYRYFSEIYSSVTCFLQYPTVFYLLLTVLFVGSVNGANQLHIGGIFPIGGKGGWQGGQACMPAAKLALQDVNENPDLLPGFNLTLHSNDSECEPGLGASVMYNLLYNSPQKLMLLAGCSTVCTTVAEAAKMWNLVVLCYGASSPALSDRSRFPTLFRTHPSATVHNPTRIKLMQKFGWSRVAILQQAEEVFISTVEDLETRCKDAGIEIVTRQSFLSDPTDAVRNLRRQDARIIVGLFYVVAARRVLCEMYKQQLYGRAYVWFFIGWYEDNWYEVNLKNENISCTKEQMKMAAEGHLTTEALMWNQNNQKTISGMSSEDFRKRLNAALIEEGYDISHNRYPEGYQEAPLAYDAVWSVALAFNKTMQRLTEQNSGKNLKDFTYTDKEIANAIYAAMNSTQFLGVSGVVAFSSQGDRIALTQIEQMIDGQYYKLGYYDTQADNLTWFNKEKWDGEKVPQDRTIVRRVLRTVSLPLFICMSTISSFGILVAITLIIFNIWHRHRRVIQSSHPVCNTIMLFGVIICLVSVILLGIDGQFITAENYPKVCQARAWILSTGFTLAYGAMFSKVWRVHRFTTKTKTDPKKKVEPWKLYTMVSGLLTVDLVILLTWQMQDPLQRRLETFPLEDPISSNDDVKIRPELEHCESHNNSVWLGVIYGFKGLILVFGLFLAYETRSIKVKQINDSRYVGMSIYNVVVLCLITAPVAMVIASQQDASFAFVALAVIFCCFLSMLLIFVPKVIEVLRHPKDKVESKFSTDTGISKEDEERYQKLISENDDLQKLIAQKEDKIRLLKQRLTERESKNPAQPFNESLNGNTVGGVQFNRSSSTALAQK; via the exons atgaaaaatagagCTTTAAAGTCCGATTATAGATATTTTAGCGAAATATATAGCAGT GTAACATGCTTCCTGCAGTACCCTACAGTGTTCTACTTGCTGTTAACAGTCCTATTTGTCGGTAGCGTAAATGGAGCAAATCAGCTGCATATTGGTGGAATCTTTCCTATAGGAGGAAAGGGTGGTTGGCAGGGAGGACAGGCATGCATGCCAGCCGCCAAGCTGGCCCTACAGGATGTGAATGAAAACCCAGACCTTTTGCCAGGGTTCAACTTAACGCTTCACAGTAATGATAGCGAG TGCGAACCAGGTCTTGGAGCGAGCGTTATGTACAACTTGCTATACAATTCACCACAAAAGCTGATGCTGTTAGCGGGGTGTAGCACAGTTTGTACGACGGTAGCAGAAGCAGCTAAAATGTGGAATTTAGTTGTG TTATGCTATGGAGCTTCCAGTCCGGCTCTTTCCGATCGCAGTCGATTTCCTACGCTGTTTAGAACTCACCCATCGGCTACAGTCCATAACCCTACTAGAATTAAACTGATGCAAAAGTTTGGCTGGTCAAGGGTGGCAATCTTGCAACAAGCAGAGGAAGTCTTCATATCG ACGGTAGAGGATTTAGAAACTAGATGCAAAGATGCCGGCATCGAAATAGTGACAAGACAATCATTTCTATCAGATCCAACGGATGCAGTAAGAAATTTACGACGGCAGGATGCACGTATCATAGTGGGATTGTTTTACGTGGTGGCGGCACGGCGAGTGCTTTGCGAGATGTATAAACAGCAGCTATACGGAAGGGCTTATGTATGGTTCTTTATCG GCTGGTACGAGGACAACTGGTACGAGGTAAACCTGAAGAATGAAAACATTTCATGCACCAAAGAACAGATGAAGATGGCTGCCGAAGGACATTTAACAACGGAGGCGTTAATGTGGAATCAGAACAATCAAAAAACGATATCAGGAATGTCATCAGAGGATTTTCG aaaacGGTTGAATGCTGCTTTAATTGAGGAGGGCTACGATATCAGCCACAATCGCTATCCGGAAGGTTACCAGGAGGCTCCACTCGCATATGATGCGGTGTGGAGTGTGGCATTAGCATTCAATAAAACGATGCAAAGGCTAACGGAGCAAAACTCGGGTAAAAATCTGAAAGACTTCACGTACACTGATAAGGAAATAGCAAACGCTATTTACGCCGCCATGAACTCAACCCAATTTCTAGGCGTATCG GGTGTTGTTGCTTTCAGTTCGCAGGGTGATCGTATTGCGTTGACTCAGATTGAGCAAATGATTGATGGGCAGTACTACAAGCTAGGATACTACGACACGCAAGCCGACAATCTTACCTGGTTTAACAAGGAGAAATGGGACGGAGAGAAG GTCCCCCAGGATCGTACGATTGTAAGACGGGTTTTAAGAACAGTTTCATTGCCACTGTTTATCTGTATGAGCACTATATCAAGTTTTGGCATACTGGTAGCAATAACACTCATCATATTCAACATTTGGCACAGACATCGAAG AGTTATTCAATCGTCACATCCCGTGTGCAATACCATCATGCTTTTTGGAGTGATCATCTGCCTcgtgtccgtcattttgttgGGTATTGATGGACAGTTTATAACTGCGGAAAACTATCCAAAA GTTTGTCAGGCTAGAGCATGGATCCTGTCGACAGGATTCACCTTAGCGTACGGAGCCATGTTTAGCAAAGTATGGCGAGTGCATCGCTTTACAACGAAAACTAAAACGGATCCAAAG AAAAAAGTGGAGCCATGGAAATTGTATACAATGGTGTCTGGACTATTGACGGTGGACTTAGTAATACTGCTGACCTGGCAAATGCAAGATCCTCTACAACGAAGGCTAGAGACATTCCCGCTAGAGGATCCGATTTCTTCTAATGATGATGTTAAAATACGGCCAGAGTTGGAACACTGTGAAAGCCACAACAATTCCGTTTGGTTAG GGGTGATTTACGGCTTTAAGGGATTGATACTAGTGTTCGGACTCTTCTTGGCATATGAGACACGTTCCATCAAGGTGAAGCAAATAAACGACTCTCGTTACGTAGGAATGAGTATTTACAACGTGGTGGTGCTATGTTTGATCACTGCACCGGTTGCTATGGTGATAGCGTCACAGCAAGATGCGTCCTTCGCCTTTGTTGCGTTGGCTGTcatattttgttgcttcctCAGTATGCTACTAATATTCGTGCCGAAG GTAATCGAAGTTCTGCGCCATCCTAAGGATAAGGTCGAGTCTAAATTCAGCACTGATACCGGAATTTCAAAGGAAGACGAAGAACGCTACCAAAAATTGATATCAGAAAATGACGATCTCCAGAAATTAATCGCTCAA AAAGAAGATAAAATCCGATTACTAAAACAGCGACTCACGGAACGGGAATCGAAGAATCCTGCTCAAccttttaatgaatctttgaatgGTAACACTGTCGGTGGAGTACAATTTAATCGATCATCTTCAACCGCTCTAGCTCAAAAGTAA
- the LOC128302219 gene encoding DNA mismatch repair protein spellchecker 1 isoform X1, which produces MSNLKPLQCLNLDKPQQRTFVEFFTALGEKPASTVRIFDRSDYYSCHGEDAAFVAKILFKSTNVIKIMEIDDHQLPYVSLSKNNFEGLIRELLLVRNYRIEVYTKSSKKKLENEWSIQYKGSPGNLAHFEDVLFNNNNEMVNGSALIALHVRQELKQRMIGLGFVDVNERRMGVIEFVDDDFCTELEALIVQLSPKECLLPNATTEYERIEQIMKRNNVIITTRKAKEFSMEKPEIIECLNKLLRFREGQQQNANTIPEASKAVAMSALGVALTYLELTNEIANHGQFQLSSLDSNRYVALDAAAVSALNLFPKPGTSTKSSSYRWQSVLGVLDRCRTPQGHRLMAQWIKQPLRDYELIKDRHDIVEHFIDNTTMRMELYDNHLKKLPDIMFVLKRLLRRKASLQDIFRLYQVILRVPRMMSLLDIHDAGNVAVLNNVYKPIKDSLADLKLFKAMVEQIIDLEAVEQGEYLVKADFDSQLQERKQEMDEIHSKMKRHLSAVAKDIGLEAGSSIKLDFVSQHGFHFRITLKDETLIRKNNSYRILDAIKGGVRFTTTKLQDYNESFATLKSAYEEQQQAIVSEVIRVAIGYIEPWTMLNSQIAQLDCLVSFAVSASTAPTPYVRPKMQKDGPSVLKLFQIRHPCLELQEDVNFIANDAMFDAKDATMYIITGPNMGGKSTYIRSVGVAVLMAHVGAFVPCQSAEMSIVDSILGRVGADDNFTKGLSTFMVEMIETAGIIRKATDKSLVIIDELGRGTSTYEGCGIAWSIAEWLAKESKCFTLFATHFQEITDLATYVPNVKNCHMEAIVDGERMTLLYQVMPGVMEKSFGIQVAKLANFPPSVIKVRHSTVYPSQEIFFLCQRQFYVKSVIYLQLAQKFYNECEDHRGSLKEKQDNAGLALLQTCFDEIDNFDGNSDTFSLSTDVLQNLRSLMN; this is translated from the exons ATGTCTAATTTGAAACCTTTGCAATGCCTCAACCTAG ACAAACCACAGCAGAGAACATTCGTCGAATTCTTCACAGCACTGGGAGAG AAACCTGCCAGTACAGTGCGAATTTTTGATCGATCGGATTACTACAGCTGCCATGGCGAAGACGCAGCCTTTGTGGCGAAAATACTGTTCAAGTCCACGAACGTGATAAAGATAATGGAAATCGATGATCACCAACTGCCATACGTTTCTTTGAGTAAAAACAATTTCGAGGGCCTGATACGAGAGCTGCTGCTTGTGCGCAATTATCGCATAGAAGTGTACACAAAATCTTCGAAAAAGAAACTTGAGAACGAGTGGTCAATCCAGTACAAAGGGTCTCCAGGCAATCTGGCTCACTTCGAAGACGTTTTGTTTAACAACAATAATGAAATGGTGAACGGATCAGCCCTGATTGCTTTACACGTTCGCCAAGAATTGAAGCAGCGGATGATTGGGCTGGGTTTCGTCGACGTAAACGAAAGGCGCATGGGTGTGATCGAGTTTGTCGACGATGACTTCTGCACTGAGTTAGAGGCTCTAATTGTCCAGTTGAGCCCTAAAGAATGTCTGCTTCCTAACGCTACCACAGAG TATGAACGTATCGAACAAATAATGAAGAGAAATAATGTGATCATCACAACTCGAAAAGCGAAGGAATTCTCGATGGAGAAACCCGAGATTATCGAATGTTTGAACAAACTGCTTCGTTTTCGAGAGGGACAACAGCAAAATGCAAATACCATTCCCGAGGCATCAAAGGCGGTCGCGATGAGTGCGCTTGGCGTGGCTTTAACATATCTTGAACTAACGAACGAGATAGCCAATCACGGCCAATTCCAGCTGAGTTCCCTTGATTCAAACCG TTACGTTGCGTTGGATGCGGCAGCAGTATCAGCGCTGAATCTCTTTCCCAAACCGGGCACATCAACCAAATCGAGCAGTTACCGTTGGCAGAGTGTGCTTGGTGTACTTGATCGGTGCCGCACGCCACAAGGTCATCGTTTGATGGCACAATGGATCAAACAACCGTTGCGAGACTATGAGCTTATCAAGGATCGTCACGACATTGTAGAGCACTTTATTGATAATACGACAATGCGCATGGAACTGTACGATAATCACCTGAAGAAGCTGCCAGATATAATGTTCGTGCTTAAGCGGCTGTTACGGCGTAAAGCTTCTTTGCAGGACATTTTCCGTTTGTACCAAGTAATACTACGTGTGCCTAGGATGATGAGTCTGCTTGATATACATGATGCAGGAAATGTAGCTGTGCTTAACAATGTATACAAGCCGATCAAGGATAGTTTGGCAGATTTGAAGTTATTCAAGGCGATGGTTGAACAAATTATTGATTTGGAAGCCGTCGAACAAGGTGAATATCTCGTAAAAGCTGATTTTGATAGTCAGTTGCAGGAACGGAAACaggagatggatgaaattcaTTCCAAAATGAAACGCCACCTTTCTGCGGTAGCAAAAGACATCGGGTTAGAGGCTGGGTCATCCATCAAGCTGGATTTTGTAAGCCAACATGGATTTCATTTTCGAATCACGCTGAAGGATGAAACTTTGATACGGAAGAACAATTCTTATCGTATTCTGGATGCGATCAAAGGTGGCGTGCGGTTTACCACAACCAAACTGCAGGACTACAACGAATCCTTTGCTACGTTGAAGAGTGCTTATGAAGAACAACAGCAAGCAATAGTTTCAGAGGTGATTCGTGTGGCTATAGGGTACATAGAACCATGGACGATGCTCAACAGCCAAATAGCCCAGTTAGATTGTTTGGTAAGCTTTGCCGTTAGCGCTTCAACTGCACCGACTCCTTATGTACGGCCCAAAATGCAAAAAGATGGCCCAAGTGTCTTGAAACTTTTCCAAATTCGTCACCCGTGCCTCGAACTTCAAGAAGATGTTAACTTTATCGCTAACGATGCAATGTTCGATGCTAAAGATGCAACCATGTATATCATTACCGGACCAAACATGGGTGGCAAAAGCACCTACATCAGATCTGTCGGTGTTGCAGTACTGATGGCACACGTCGGCGCATTTGTTCCGTGCCAAAGTGCCGAAATGTCCATCGTGGATTCTATCCTGGGTCGTGTCGGTGCGGATGATAATTTTACTAAAGGGCTCAGCACGTTTATGGTAGAAATGATTGAAACAGCTGGAATTATTCGTAAAGCAACAGATAAATCTCTTGTAATAATCGACGAACTTGGACGTGGCACATCAACCTACGAGGGATGCGGTATCGCGTGGTCTATTGCCGAGTGGTTAGCCAAGGAAAGCAAATGCTTCACTCTATTCGCCACACACTTCCAAGAAATAACTGACCTTGCAACGTACGTGCCGAATGTTAAAAACTGTCACATGGAAGCTATCGTCGACGGGGAACGAATGACTTTATTGTATCAAGTTATGCCAGGTGTGATGGAGAAGAGCTTCGGAATACAGGTCGCCAAATTAGCCAACTTTCCTCCTAGTGTGATCAAGGTAAGACATAGCACCGTTTATCCTAGCCAGGAAATTTTTTTCCTATGTCAACGTCAATTCTACGTCAAATCTGTCATCTACTTGCAGCTCGCTCAAAAATTCTACAATGAGTGTGAAGATCATCGAGGATCCCTTAAAGAGAAACAAGATAACGCCGGTTTGGCTTTGCTACAAACATGTTTTGATGAGATTGATAATTTCGATGGTAATAGCGATACTTTTTCTTTATCAACCGATGTGCTGCAGAATCTACGATCGCTGATGAATTGA
- the LOC128302219 gene encoding DNA mismatch repair protein spellchecker 1 isoform X2 translates to MSNLKPLQCLNLDKPQQRTFVEFFTALGEKPASTVRIFDRSDYYSCHGEDAAFVAKILFKSTNVIKIMEIDDHQLPYVSLSKNNFEGLIRELLLVRNYRIEVYTKSSKKKLENEWSIQYKGSPGNLAHFEDVLFNNNNEMVNGSALIALHVRQELKQRMIGLGFVDVNERRMGVIEFVDDDFCTELEALIVQLSPKECLLPNATTEYERIEQIMKRNNVIITTRKAKEFSMEKPEIIECLNKLLRFREGQQQNANTIPEASKAVAMSALGVALTYLELTNEIANHGQFQLSSLDSNRYVALDAAAVSALNLFPKPGTSTKSSSYRWQSVLGVLDRCRTPQGHRLMAQWIKQPLRDYELIKDRHDIVEHFIDNTTMRMELYDNHLKKLPDIMFVLKRLLRRKASLQDIFRLYQVILRVPRMMSLLDIHDAGNVAVLNNVYKPIKDSLADLKLFKAMVEQIIDLEAVEQGEYLVKADFDSQLQERKQEMDEIHSKMKRHLSAVAKDIGLEAGSSIKLDFVSQHGFHFRITLKDETLIRKNNSYRILDAIKGGVRFTTTKLQDYNESFATLKSAYEEQQQAIVSEVIRVAIGYIEPWTMLNSQIAQLDCLVSFAVSASTAPTPYVRPKMQKDGPSVLKLFQIRHPCLELQEDVNFIANDAMFDAKDATMYIITGPNMGGKSTYIRSVGVAVLMAHVGAFVPCQSAEMSIVDSILGRVGADDNFTKGLSTFMVEMIETAGIIRKATDKSLVIIDELGRGTSTYEGCGIAWSIAEWLAKESKCFTLFATHFQEITDLATYVPNVKNCHMEAIVDGERMTLLYQVMPGVMEKSFGIQVAKLANFPPSVIKLAQKFYNECEDHRGSLKEKQDNAGLALLQTCFDEIDNFDGNSDTFSLSTDVLQNLRSLMN, encoded by the exons ATGTCTAATTTGAAACCTTTGCAATGCCTCAACCTAG ACAAACCACAGCAGAGAACATTCGTCGAATTCTTCACAGCACTGGGAGAG AAACCTGCCAGTACAGTGCGAATTTTTGATCGATCGGATTACTACAGCTGCCATGGCGAAGACGCAGCCTTTGTGGCGAAAATACTGTTCAAGTCCACGAACGTGATAAAGATAATGGAAATCGATGATCACCAACTGCCATACGTTTCTTTGAGTAAAAACAATTTCGAGGGCCTGATACGAGAGCTGCTGCTTGTGCGCAATTATCGCATAGAAGTGTACACAAAATCTTCGAAAAAGAAACTTGAGAACGAGTGGTCAATCCAGTACAAAGGGTCTCCAGGCAATCTGGCTCACTTCGAAGACGTTTTGTTTAACAACAATAATGAAATGGTGAACGGATCAGCCCTGATTGCTTTACACGTTCGCCAAGAATTGAAGCAGCGGATGATTGGGCTGGGTTTCGTCGACGTAAACGAAAGGCGCATGGGTGTGATCGAGTTTGTCGACGATGACTTCTGCACTGAGTTAGAGGCTCTAATTGTCCAGTTGAGCCCTAAAGAATGTCTGCTTCCTAACGCTACCACAGAG TATGAACGTATCGAACAAATAATGAAGAGAAATAATGTGATCATCACAACTCGAAAAGCGAAGGAATTCTCGATGGAGAAACCCGAGATTATCGAATGTTTGAACAAACTGCTTCGTTTTCGAGAGGGACAACAGCAAAATGCAAATACCATTCCCGAGGCATCAAAGGCGGTCGCGATGAGTGCGCTTGGCGTGGCTTTAACATATCTTGAACTAACGAACGAGATAGCCAATCACGGCCAATTCCAGCTGAGTTCCCTTGATTCAAACCG TTACGTTGCGTTGGATGCGGCAGCAGTATCAGCGCTGAATCTCTTTCCCAAACCGGGCACATCAACCAAATCGAGCAGTTACCGTTGGCAGAGTGTGCTTGGTGTACTTGATCGGTGCCGCACGCCACAAGGTCATCGTTTGATGGCACAATGGATCAAACAACCGTTGCGAGACTATGAGCTTATCAAGGATCGTCACGACATTGTAGAGCACTTTATTGATAATACGACAATGCGCATGGAACTGTACGATAATCACCTGAAGAAGCTGCCAGATATAATGTTCGTGCTTAAGCGGCTGTTACGGCGTAAAGCTTCTTTGCAGGACATTTTCCGTTTGTACCAAGTAATACTACGTGTGCCTAGGATGATGAGTCTGCTTGATATACATGATGCAGGAAATGTAGCTGTGCTTAACAATGTATACAAGCCGATCAAGGATAGTTTGGCAGATTTGAAGTTATTCAAGGCGATGGTTGAACAAATTATTGATTTGGAAGCCGTCGAACAAGGTGAATATCTCGTAAAAGCTGATTTTGATAGTCAGTTGCAGGAACGGAAACaggagatggatgaaattcaTTCCAAAATGAAACGCCACCTTTCTGCGGTAGCAAAAGACATCGGGTTAGAGGCTGGGTCATCCATCAAGCTGGATTTTGTAAGCCAACATGGATTTCATTTTCGAATCACGCTGAAGGATGAAACTTTGATACGGAAGAACAATTCTTATCGTATTCTGGATGCGATCAAAGGTGGCGTGCGGTTTACCACAACCAAACTGCAGGACTACAACGAATCCTTTGCTACGTTGAAGAGTGCTTATGAAGAACAACAGCAAGCAATAGTTTCAGAGGTGATTCGTGTGGCTATAGGGTACATAGAACCATGGACGATGCTCAACAGCCAAATAGCCCAGTTAGATTGTTTGGTAAGCTTTGCCGTTAGCGCTTCAACTGCACCGACTCCTTATGTACGGCCCAAAATGCAAAAAGATGGCCCAAGTGTCTTGAAACTTTTCCAAATTCGTCACCCGTGCCTCGAACTTCAAGAAGATGTTAACTTTATCGCTAACGATGCAATGTTCGATGCTAAAGATGCAACCATGTATATCATTACCGGACCAAACATGGGTGGCAAAAGCACCTACATCAGATCTGTCGGTGTTGCAGTACTGATGGCACACGTCGGCGCATTTGTTCCGTGCCAAAGTGCCGAAATGTCCATCGTGGATTCTATCCTGGGTCGTGTCGGTGCGGATGATAATTTTACTAAAGGGCTCAGCACGTTTATGGTAGAAATGATTGAAACAGCTGGAATTATTCGTAAAGCAACAGATAAATCTCTTGTAATAATCGACGAACTTGGACGTGGCACATCAACCTACGAGGGATGCGGTATCGCGTGGTCTATTGCCGAGTGGTTAGCCAAGGAAAGCAAATGCTTCACTCTATTCGCCACACACTTCCAAGAAATAACTGACCTTGCAACGTACGTGCCGAATGTTAAAAACTGTCACATGGAAGCTATCGTCGACGGGGAACGAATGACTTTATTGTATCAAGTTATGCCAGGTGTGATGGAGAAGAGCTTCGGAATACAGGTCGCCAAATTAGCCAACTTTCCTCCTAGTGTGATCAAG CTCGCTCAAAAATTCTACAATGAGTGTGAAGATCATCGAGGATCCCTTAAAGAGAAACAAGATAACGCCGGTTTGGCTTTGCTACAAACATGTTTTGATGAGATTGATAATTTCGATGGTAATAGCGATACTTTTTCTTTATCAACCGATGTGCTGCAGAATCTACGATCGCTGATGAATTGA